In one window of Desulfarculaceae bacterium DNA:
- the atpA gene encoding F0F1 ATP synthase subunit alpha produces the protein MQIRAEEISQVIREQIKDYDKKVEVSETGTVLSVGDGIARVYGVEKAMAGELLEFSHGVLGMVLNLEEDNVGVAIMGDVEHIKEGDAVKRTGRIADVPVGDAVIGRVIDPVGNPLDGKGPIDTEERGRIEVVAPGVIARKSVHEPMYTGLKAIDAMTPVGRGQRELVIGDRQIGKTAILVDAIINQKGQDVKCIYVAVGQKKSTVAQVIDTLTRHGAMEYTCVVSACASDPATLQYIAPYSGCTIGEYYRDRAGHSLICYDDLSKQAVAYRQISLLLRRPPGREAYPGDIFYNHSRLLERAAKLNDELGAGSLTALPIIETQAGDVSAYIPTNVISITDGQIYLEPGLFYSGVRPAIDVGLSVSRVGGSAQVKAMRQVAGTMRLDLAQFRELEAFAQFGSDLDKSTQAQLNRGFRLVEILKQPQYQPLSMAKQVTILFAGTRGYCDKYEVGVLAGYEAQLFDFIETKHPDVFADLEAKKEIDDDLEAKMKAALEEFDGIFQAQQ, from the coding sequence ATGCAGATCAGAGCCGAAGAGATTAGTCAGGTAATCCGCGAGCAGATCAAGGATTACGACAAAAAGGTAGAGGTCAGCGAGACCGGCACCGTTCTGAGCGTTGGTGACGGCATCGCCCGTGTGTACGGCGTCGAGAAGGCCATGGCCGGCGAGCTCCTGGAGTTCAGCCACGGCGTTCTGGGCATGGTGCTCAACCTCGAAGAGGACAACGTCGGCGTGGCCATCATGGGCGACGTGGAGCACATCAAGGAAGGCGACGCCGTAAAACGTACCGGCCGTATCGCCGACGTGCCCGTGGGCGACGCGGTCATCGGCCGGGTCATCGACCCGGTGGGCAACCCGCTGGACGGCAAGGGCCCCATCGACACCGAGGAACGCGGCCGTATCGAGGTCGTGGCTCCCGGCGTCATCGCCCGTAAGAGCGTGCACGAGCCCATGTACACCGGACTCAAGGCCATCGACGCCATGACCCCGGTGGGCCGCGGGCAGCGCGAGCTGGTCATCGGCGACCGCCAGATCGGCAAGACCGCCATCCTGGTGGACGCGATCATCAACCAGAAGGGCCAGGACGTCAAATGCATCTACGTCGCGGTGGGGCAGAAGAAGTCCACCGTGGCCCAGGTCATCGACACCCTGACCCGGCACGGGGCCATGGAGTACACCTGCGTGGTCAGCGCCTGCGCCTCCGACCCCGCCACCCTGCAGTACATCGCGCCCTACTCCGGTTGCACCATCGGTGAGTACTACCGCGACCGCGCCGGGCACTCCCTGATCTGCTACGACGACCTGAGCAAGCAGGCGGTGGCCTACCGCCAGATTTCCCTGCTGCTCCGCCGTCCGCCGGGACGTGAAGCCTACCCCGGCGACATTTTCTACAACCACTCGCGCCTGCTGGAGCGCGCGGCCAAGCTCAACGACGAGCTGGGTGCCGGTTCTCTGACCGCCCTGCCCATCATCGAGACCCAGGCCGGCGACGTGAGCGCCTACATCCCCACCAACGTGATTTCGATCACCGACGGCCAGATCTACCTGGAGCCGGGCCTGTTCTACTCCGGCGTGCGTCCGGCCATCGACGTGGGTCTGTCGGTTTCCCGCGTGGGCGGTTCCGCCCAGGTGAAGGCCATGCGTCAGGTGGCGGGCACCATGCGTCTGGACCTGGCCCAGTTCCGCGAACTGGAGGCCTTCGCCCAGTTCGGCTCGGACCTGGACAAGTCCACTCAGGCTCAGCTCAACCGCGGCTTCCGCCTGGTTGAGATCCTGAAGCAGCCCCAGTATCAACCGCTGTCCATGGCCAAGCAGGTGACCATCCTCTTCGCCGGCACCCGCGGCTACTGCGACAAGTACGAGGTGGGCGTGCTGGCCGGCTACGAGGCCCAGCTGTTCGACTTCATCGAGACCAAGCACCCGGATGTATTCGCGGACCTGGAGGCCAAGAAGGAAATCGACGACGACCTCGAAGCCAAGATGAAAGCGGCTCTCGAGGAGTTCGACGGCATCTTCCAGGCCCAGCAGTAA
- a CDS encoding F0F1 ATP synthase subunit delta, giving the protein MTSLIVAKRYARALLEIGKEDGNMEKYGQELAEVAALFAESAELESVLANPAIGFEDRSRLLNTFLDKMGLSPIVNNFFRLLMDRGRISAARDISAVYARLVDDQKGITRAEVVSAAPLGEEEVKRLKEVLAKMAGSEVIVEIKEDSSLIGGVRAQIGDLVLDGTIKTQLETLRDSLRRGDYA; this is encoded by the coding sequence GTGACCAGCCTGATCGTCGCCAAACGCTACGCCCGCGCCTTGCTGGAGATCGGCAAGGAAGACGGGAATATGGAGAAGTACGGACAGGAGCTGGCCGAAGTTGCCGCCCTGTTCGCCGAGTCGGCAGAGTTGGAGTCGGTGCTGGCCAACCCGGCCATCGGCTTCGAGGACCGCAGCCGGTTGCTGAACACCTTCCTGGACAAGATGGGCCTCAGCCCCATCGTGAACAACTTCTTCCGGCTGCTTATGGACCGCGGGCGCATCAGCGCCGCCCGCGACATCAGCGCGGTATATGCCCGCCTGGTGGATGACCAAAAGGGCATCACCCGGGCCGAGGTCGTCTCGGCCGCGCCTTTGGGCGAAGAAGAGGTGAAGCGCCTCAAAGAGGTGCTCGCCAAGATGGCCGGCAGCGAGGTTATCGTGGAAATCAAGGAGGATTCCAGCCTGATCGGTGGCGTGAGAGCCCAGATCGGGGACCTGGTCTTGGATGGAACCATCAAGACTCAGCTGGAAACTTTGAGGGATTCTTTGAGAAGGGGTGATTACGCCTAA
- the atpF gene encoding F0F1 ATP synthase subunit B: MKIAKLAKSILPALALVGLSAGLALASGGGEGGGAAEHHYQWGNFLFRVMNFAVLVAVLIIVLRKPLKSGLGARVDQIKSELEELEAKREEAKRAYALMEQRLADAAGERDKVLADFRAMGEKEKAAIIEGAEATAERIKEQANFTIEQETAAAKADLRREVAEMSAAVAEDLLKEKINPEDQTRLVDEYLAKVSREVQ, encoded by the coding sequence ATGAAAATAGCCAAACTGGCTAAGAGCATCCTTCCCGCTTTGGCCCTGGTGGGCCTGAGCGCCGGTCTGGCCCTGGCCTCCGGCGGGGGCGAGGGCGGCGGCGCGGCCGAGCACCACTATCAGTGGGGCAACTTCCTGTTCCGCGTGATGAACTTCGCGGTGCTCGTGGCGGTTTTGATCATCGTGCTGCGTAAGCCCCTCAAGAGCGGGCTGGGCGCGCGGGTGGATCAGATCAAGAGCGAGCTCGAGGAGCTGGAGGCCAAGCGCGAGGAAGCCAAGCGGGCCTACGCCCTCATGGAGCAGCGCCTGGCCGACGCCGCCGGTGAGCGCGACAAGGTTTTGGCCGACTTCCGGGCCATGGGCGAGAAGGAAAAAGCCGCCATCATCGAGGGGGCCGAAGCCACCGCCGAGCGCATCAAGGAGCAGGCCAATTTCACCATCGAGCAGGAGACCGCGGCGGCCAAGGCCGACCTTCGCCGCGAAGTGGCCGAGATGAGCGCCGCAGTGGCCGAGGACCTGCTAAAAGAAAAGATTAACCCCGAAGACCAGACTCGCCTGGTGGATGAGTACCTGGCCAAGGTTTCGCGGGAGGTACAGTGA
- a CDS encoding ATP synthase F0 subunit B, translating into MVSIDIDSSLFWQIGNFLVLLVALNYLLYRPIRGIIKQRAEKFAQLGSDITASEEGAKAKEAEMEAELADARRQGAELREEMKGQGHGTEREIVEAATAEMEAAVAKVRSEIESEIGGARDDLKGQVQTFGQELAQKLLGRSLQ; encoded by the coding sequence ATGGTCAGTATTGACATAGACAGTTCGCTATTCTGGCAGATCGGCAACTTCCTGGTATTGCTGGTGGCGCTGAACTACTTGCTGTATCGCCCCATCAGGGGCATCATCAAGCAGCGGGCGGAGAAATTCGCCCAGCTGGGCAGCGACATCACCGCCTCGGAAGAAGGGGCCAAGGCCAAGGAGGCGGAGATGGAGGCCGAGCTGGCCGACGCCCGCCGCCAGGGCGCCGAACTCCGCGAGGAGATGAAAGGCCAAGGCCACGGCACCGAGCGCGAAATCGTCGAGGCGGCCACCGCCGAGATGGAAGCCGCGGTGGCCAAGGTCCGCTCCGAGATCGAGTCCGAGATCGGCGGCGCGCGCGACGACCTCAAGGGCCAGGTTCAGACCTTCGGTCAGGAGCTGGCCCAGAAGCTTTTGGGGAGGAGCTTGCAATGA
- a CDS encoding polymer-forming cytoskeletal protein translates to MGRKSRESHVNFYLGQGIRQEGKLVFKGQARVDGEFSGAIHGEGLVLVGSTAVVEAEIKADRVVISGRVTGNVVAGERIELKKPGNLIGDVTAPLVVMEEGVRFEGHCHMALNQGNQEAGRLKLLGARSAPEA, encoded by the coding sequence GTGGGTAGAAAAAGCCGCGAGTCCCATGTCAATTTCTACTTGGGGCAAGGCATCCGGCAAGAGGGCAAGCTCGTTTTCAAGGGCCAGGCCCGGGTGGACGGAGAGTTTTCGGGCGCGATCCATGGCGAGGGGCTGGTTTTGGTGGGGTCCACTGCCGTGGTAGAGGCCGAAATCAAGGCAGACCGGGTGGTTATAAGCGGCCGGGTGACCGGCAACGTGGTGGCCGGGGAGCGCATCGAGCTGAAAAAGCCGGGCAATCTCATCGGCGACGTCACCGCGCCCCTGGTGGTCATGGAAGAAGGGGTCCGCTTCGAGGGCCACTGCCACATGGCCCTGAACCAGGGAAACCAAGAGGCCGGCCGCCTCAAGCTCCTGGGCGCCCGGAGCGCCCCCGAAGCCTGA
- the rodA gene encoding rod shape-determining protein RodA codes for MIDRRLVANFDWLLLALVLALGACGVANLYSAASSFHGGGTPVFLKQSYWIGLGVGVMMAVAVVGPQRLSTIAYPFYGLVVVLLIAVLFWGKVVGGSQRWLVLGPVVLQPSELARLAVVLMLATYFQRRDQSEPYRLLQLLPPLGLAFVPALLILKEPDLGTCLLVLIVAVSVILVNGVKLRDLAIASVGLILVLPVGWRFMKDYQKRRIFSFLDPESDPLGSAYHLIQSKIAVGSGQFTGKGFMAGTQTQLHFLPEQHTDFAFSVLAEEWGFMGAMVVLLLLAGIIYRGLSTAYRAKDRQGLLLVVGATALIFWPAIINVGMVLGLFPVVGIPLPFISYGGSSLITTMAALGLIQGVAMRRFVFHSRR; via the coding sequence ATGATCGACCGACGCCTGGTGGCCAACTTCGATTGGCTTCTCTTGGCCCTGGTGCTGGCCCTGGGGGCCTGCGGGGTGGCCAATCTCTATTCCGCGGCCAGCTCCTTCCACGGCGGGGGCACCCCGGTGTTTTTGAAGCAGTCCTACTGGATCGGCCTGGGCGTGGGGGTGATGATGGCCGTGGCCGTGGTGGGGCCCCAGCGCCTGTCCACCATCGCCTACCCCTTCTACGGCCTGGTGGTGGTGCTGCTCATCGCGGTGCTGTTCTGGGGCAAGGTGGTGGGCGGCAGCCAGCGCTGGCTGGTGCTGGGCCCGGTGGTGTTGCAGCCCTCGGAGCTGGCCCGTCTGGCGGTGGTGCTCATGCTGGCCACCTACTTCCAGCGCCGCGACCAGTCCGAGCCCTACCGTTTGTTGCAGCTATTGCCCCCCCTGGGCCTGGCCTTCGTGCCCGCCCTGCTCATCCTCAAGGAGCCGGACCTGGGCACCTGCCTCTTGGTGCTCATCGTGGCGGTGAGCGTGATCCTGGTCAACGGGGTCAAGCTGAGGGACCTGGCCATCGCCTCGGTGGGGCTGATCCTGGTCTTGCCCGTGGGCTGGCGCTTCATGAAGGACTATCAGAAGCGGCGCATCTTCAGCTTTCTGGACCCGGAGAGCGACCCCCTGGGCAGCGCCTACCACCTGATCCAATCCAAGATCGCGGTGGGCTCGGGCCAGTTCACCGGCAAGGGCTTCATGGCCGGCACCCAGACCCAGCTGCACTTTTTGCCCGAGCAGCACACCGACTTCGCCTTCTCGGTGTTGGCCGAGGAGTGGGGCTTCATGGGGGCCATGGTGGTGCTGCTCTTGTTGGCCGGCATCATCTACCGGGGCCTTTCCACCGCCTACCGCGCCAAGGACCGCCAGGGCCTGTTGCTGGTGGTGGGGGCCACGGCCCTGATCTTCTGGCCGGCCATCATCAACGTGGGAATGGTGCTGGGCCTGTTCCCGGTGGTGGGCATCCCCCTGCCCTTCATCTCCTACGGCGGCTCCAGCCTCATCACCACCATGGCCGCCCTGGGGCTCATCCAGGGCGTGGCCATGAGACGCTTCGTCTTCCACAGCCGCAGGTAA